In Silene latifolia isolate original U9 population chromosome 3, ASM4854445v1, whole genome shotgun sequence, a single window of DNA contains:
- the LOC141649671 gene encoding uncharacterized protein LOC141649671, with translation MNRIDALCRNFLWEGRTEYTRAPLVAWDRVCLPKQEGGLGLRDLVTWNTVAVGKLAWWVFHGPDKLWVQWVFSQGDWIEKYKIRDAYNGLRDIGPKVPWFHQVWATWSVPKHRCIAWLVYQGAMNTRVKLNLIGISDTNRCYLCESKEETISHLFFDCEYSSLILVFLENWLGMKLRRENVLRWIISYRATRMKKRLIRAILNATIYFIWHQRNICRLECKMERPPVIGAKIRTVVKANCLPKIKYPVHNQDMRWLSKIRTD, from the exons ATGAATAGGATTGATGCTTTGTGTAGGAACTTTTTATGGGAAGGGAGGACCGAGTATACCAGAGCTCCACTTGTAGCATGGGATAGAGTCTGCTTACCCAAGCAGGAAGGAGGTTTAGGGCTCAGGGATCTGGTTACTTGGAACACTGTTGCTGTTGGTAAGTTGGCATGGTGGGTGTTTCACGGACCTGATAAGCTGTGGGTTCAGTGG GTTTTTAGTCAGGGAGATTGgattgaaaagtataaaatcaggGATGCATATAATGGTCTAAGGGATATAGGACCCAAGGTTCCATGGTTCCATCAGGTCTGGGCCACTTGGTCAGTACCTAAGCATAGGTGCATTGCGTGGTTGGTTTATCAAGGGGCTATGAATACTAGAGTTAAGCTCAATCTGATTGGGATCAGTGACACAAATAGGTGCTATCTGTGTGAAAGCAAGGAAGAAACTATCAGTCATTTGTTTTTCGACTGTGAGTATAGCTCACTGATTCTAGTTTTCTTGGAAAACTGGTTGGGAATGAAGTTAAGAAGGGAGAATGTTCTTAGATGGATTATCTCTTACAGGGCCACAAGAATGAAAAAAAGATTGATCCGTGCTATTCTTAATGCTACCATTTACTTCATCTGGCATCAAAGGAACATATGCAGGCTGGAATGTAAAATGGAGAGACCTCCGGTAATAGGGGCCAAAATCAGGACTGTCGTGAAGGCAAACTGTTTACCTAAGATAAAGTACCCTGTACACAATCAAGATATGCGATGGCTGAGCAAAATCAGGACTGACTGA